A genomic window from Eleginops maclovinus isolate JMC-PN-2008 ecotype Puerto Natales chromosome 9, JC_Emac_rtc_rv5, whole genome shotgun sequence includes:
- the LOC134869213 gene encoding zinc finger BED domain-containing protein 4-like isoform X1 — protein sequence MESKEQQTKEQAIARWIGRTGLPLTTIEDEDFVQMMEIVDRRLAIPKKTKISNLIETQYEHERQKFKQRLAAARRVSIGLDLWTKKGLTASFLAISACYFCVEQIKPAHILLALEQVAHPHTALSIKACVDECIQEWAIPKEKILTVITDNGSNMVAAFKNTTAEETSSEADSPGSETAMESDSEIDDQRYHHVDMEMARTPCVVHTIQLVVHMLQKETTVKRVLDKARSVVKLFRKSSVATQRLLDQCGVIVVNDCPTRWSSTFNMVTRLLTVKDTVCQITNDMGWDSLLTSEWQKLSSLRDLLLPFAEHTKTLQSDTTSMSLVVPALFDLLSHLADFAENSRYRDLATLAEKMRSNLNLRFACLLDPTDEKFSPLAAAACFVNPTVCEILVNVDVADGNIQELLKQAEDYVVKCTFLPHTRQEDHQSDDDAEEVIEEPEPAPSSKQPVFRFLSKCRTTRPKQKTSTTSVRQQIIKYKEELSHPITEDTGTDFWLEKSDSFYHSLKPFALDLLAMPASQAFAERVFSITGDLTRGRRNRGRVSLERSAFLKMNRNK from the exons ATGGAATCAAAGGAGCAACAGACCAAGGAGCAGGCCATAGCCAGATGGATTGGACGCACAGGTTTACCACTCACAACAATTGAAGACGAGGACTTTGTGCAAATGATGGAGATAGTAGATAGGAGACTAGCAATtccaaagaaaactaaaattaGCAATTTGATTGAAACACAATATgaacatgaaagacaaaaattCAAACAGAGACTGGCTGCTGCCCGGAGAGTATCCATTGGCCTTGACTTGTGGACAAAAAAAGGACTGACCGCCTCATTCCTTGCTATTAGCGCATGCTACTTTTGTGTTGAACAAATCAAACCTGCACACATATTGTTGGCCCTTGAACAAGTAGCTCacccacacactgcactgtctATTAAGGCATGTGTGGACGAATGTATACAAGAGTGGGCCATACCGAAGGAGAAGATCCTGACGGTAATAACGGACAATGGAAGTAACATGGTGGCAgcctttaaaaacaccacaGCAGAAGAAACCAGCTCTGAGGCTGACTCCCCTGGGTCCGAAACCGCGATGGAAAGTGACTCTGAAATTGATGACCAGCG GTACCATCATGTCGACATGGAAATGGCCCGGACGCCGTGCGTGGTGCATACCATACAACTTGTGGTCCACATGTTGCAGAAAGAAACAACTGTCAAAAGAGTCCTCGATAAAGCAAGGTCTGTGGTGAAGCTCTTTCGCAAGTCCTCAGTTGCAACACAGAGGCTACTAGACCAGTGTGGTGTCATTGTTGTAAATGACTGCCCCACACGCTGGTCAAGCACATTCAACATGGTCACACGACTCCTCACAGTCAAAGATACTGTCTGTCAAATCACAAATGACATGGGATGGGACAGTTTGCTTACTAGTGAGTGGCAAAAGCTTTCATCATTGCGTGACCTACTGCTTCCTTTTGCAGAACACACTAAAACCCTCCAGAGTGACACCACATCTATGTCCCTAGTGGTTCCTGCCCTCTTTGATCTGCTGAGCCACCTAGCTGACTTTGCAGAGAACAGCCGGTACAGAGACCTCGCCACtcttgcagagaaaatgagatCAAATCTGAACCTGCGTTTTGCTTGCCTCTTGGATCCAACCGATGAAAAGTTCTCACCACTTGCAGCAGCTGCCTGCTTTGTCAACCCAACTGTCTGTGAAATCCTTGTTAATGTTGATGTAGCTGATGGAAATATCCAGGAACTGCTGAAACAGGCAGAAGACTATGTGGTCAAATGCActttcctcccacacacaaGACAGGAGGACCACCAGTCTGACGATGATGCAGAAGAAGTCATTGAGGAACCAGAACCAGCGCCATCTTCAAAGCAGCCGGTGTTTAGGTTCCTCTCAAAATGCCGCACCACAAGACCTAAACAGAAAACCTCCACAACCAGCGTCAGGCAGCAGATCATTAAGTACAAGGAAGAACTTTCACATCCCATCACTGAGGACACAGGAACAGACTTCTGGCTGGAAAAGAGTGACAGTTTTTATCACAGTTTAAAACCTTTTGCTTTGGACTTGTTGGCTATGCCAGCTTCTCAAGCTTTTGCAGAGAGAGTATTCAGCATCACAGGTGACCTCACAAGAGGACGGCGCAACAGAGGAAGGGTCAGCTTGGAGCGAAGTGCTTTccttaaaatgaacagaaacaaatag
- the LOC134869824 gene encoding LOW QUALITY PROTEIN: interferon-induced protein with tetratricopeptide repeats 1-like (The sequence of the model RefSeq protein was modified relative to this genomic sequence to represent the inferred CDS: inserted 2 bases in 1 codon), with the protein MMSAAQSQTLVSKLEALECHFTWNLGISKSLLNNRRDNLEDIGTNDGNPWLGHIYNLRGFIQFKLGSNEEAQKFFNKATESFNKMRNADEGPWLVVNYGNLAWLHHQLEHQAVSEAYLSKVDAMIKKYPSPSQKELHPETYAEKAYTLMTVSKDKTLVTDYFQRAIAMQPGIREWKTSHALALMYSSXQGWKRKILEKMRIAKEQDPENLYLAVHYLEQRAKRGERIEAEARELAREVLRSPVSSYSGFKPLLRVYKKYISVDEAIDLAEEALKQHPDERYLKRCATLCYKWKIFGNCKYSRPKQDTIARSITLLEEVIKLYPDSSLVKRIDLANTYTMSKDGKAKADQLYEELMVENVEPVDKQMIYNNYARYLKFQKEDATKSIKYHMKAAKIPHQSHFRDKSITTLKAIRNRGEDPMGEIREFLANLQEP; encoded by the exons ATGATGAG TGCTGCTCAGAGTCAAACACTGGTGTCCAAACTTGAAGCCCTGGAGTGCCACTTCACCTGGAATCTTGGCATCAGTAAGTCCTTACTCAATAATCGCAGAGACAACCTGGAGGACATTGGCACCAATGATGGAAATCCCTGGCTTGGTCACATTTACAACCTGCGGGGGTTCATTCAGTTCAAGCTGGGATCCAATGAAGAAGCCCAGAAGTTCTTCAACAAAGCTACTGAGTCCTTCAATAAGATGAGAAACGCAGATGAGGGCCCCTGGTTAGTGGTGAACTACGGGAACCTGGCTTGGCTGCACCATCAGCTGGAACACCAAGCAGTGAGCGAGGCTTACCTGTCTAAGGTCGACGCCATGATTAAAAAATACCCATCTCCATCCCAGAAGGAACTCCACCCAGAGACCTATGCTGAAAAAGCCTATACCCTGATGACGGTCAGTAAAGACAAAACACTTGTTACAGATTACTTCCAGAGAGCCATCGCAATGCAACCAGGCATACGAGAGTGGAAGACTAGCCATGCATTAGCTTTAATGTACAGCAG ACAGGGCTGGAAGAGGAAAATCTTGGAGAAAATGAGAATCGCCAAAGAACAGGATCCAGAGAACTTGTACCTCGCCGTTCACTACCTTGAGCAACGTGctaaaagaggagaaagaataGAAGCTGAAGCACGTGAATTAGCCAGAGAGGTTTTGAGAAGTCCTGTCAGCAGCTACAGTGGTTTTAAACCATTACTACGggtttacaaaaaatatatatctgttgATGAGGCCATTGATTTGGCAGAGGAGGCTCTGAAGCAGCATCCAGATGAGCGTTATCTGAAGAGATGTGCTACACTCTGCTACAAATGGAAGATCTTTGGAAACTGCAAGTACAGTCGTCCAAAGCAAGACACAATAGCCAGATCAATCACTCTCCTTGAGGAGGTGATTAAGCTTTACCCTGATTCTTCACTGGTGAAGAGAATAGACCttgcaaacacatacacaatgtCCAAAGATGGCAAGGCAAAAGCTGATCAGCTATATGAGGAACTAATGGTAGAGAATGTGGAACCTGTAGACAAACAGATGATCTACAACAACTACGCAAGGTATTTAAAATTCCAAAAAGAAGATGcaacaaagtcaataaaatatcACATGAAAGCAGCAAAGATACCACACCAATCTCATTTTCGTGACAAAAGCATCACAACTCTGAAAGCGATTAGAAACAGAGGCGAGGACCCAATGGGAGAGATAAGGGAGTTTCTGGCAAACCTGCAAGAGCCATAA
- the LOC134869213 gene encoding uncharacterized protein LOC134869213 isoform X2: MEVTWWQPLKTPQQKKPALRLTPLGPKPRWKVTLKLMTSGTIMSTWKWPGRRAWCIPYNLWSTCCRKKQLSKESSIKQEHTKTLQSDTTSMSLVVPALFDLLSHLADFAENSRYRDLATLAEKMRSNLNLRFACLLDPTDEKFSPLAAAACFVNPTVCEILVNVDVADGNIQELLKQAEDYVVKCTFLPHTRQEDHQSDDDAEEVIEEPEPAPSSKQPVFRFLSKCRTTRPKQKTSTTSVRQQIIKYKEELSHPITEDTGTDFWLEKSDSFYHSLKPFALDLLAMPASQAFAERVFSITGDLTRGRRNRGRVSLERSAFLKMNRNK; this comes from the exons ATGGAAGTAACATGGTGGCAgcctttaaaaacaccacaGCAGAAGAAACCAGCTCTGAGGCTGACTCCCCTGGGTCCGAAACCGCGATGGAAAGTGACTCTGAAATTGATGACCAGCG GTACCATCATGTCGACATGGAAATGGCCCGGACGCCGTGCGTGGTGCATACCATACAACTTGTGGTCCACATGTTGCAGAAAGAAACAACTGTCAAAAGAGTCCTCGATAAAGCAAG AACACACTAAAACCCTCCAGAGTGACACCACATCTATGTCCCTAGTGGTTCCTGCCCTCTTTGATCTGCTGAGCCACCTAGCTGACTTTGCAGAGAACAGCCGGTACAGAGACCTCGCCACtcttgcagagaaaatgagatCAAATCTGAACCTGCGTTTTGCTTGCCTCTTGGATCCAACCGATGAAAAGTTCTCACCACTTGCAGCAGCTGCCTGCTTTGTCAACCCAACTGTCTGTGAAATCCTTGTTAATGTTGATGTAGCTGATGGAAATATCCAGGAACTGCTGAAACAGGCAGAAGACTATGTGGTCAAATGCActttcctcccacacacaaGACAGGAGGACCACCAGTCTGACGATGATGCAGAAGAAGTCATTGAGGAACCAGAACCAGCGCCATCTTCAAAGCAGCCGGTGTTTAGGTTCCTCTCAAAATGCCGCACCACAAGACCTAAACAGAAAACCTCCACAACCAGCGTCAGGCAGCAGATCATTAAGTACAAGGAAGAACTTTCACATCCCATCACTGAGGACACAGGAACAGACTTCTGGCTGGAAAAGAGTGACAGTTTTTATCACAGTTTAAAACCTTTTGCTTTGGACTTGTTGGCTATGCCAGCTTCTCAAGCTTTTGCAGAGAGAGTATTCAGCATCACAGGTGACCTCACAAGAGGACGGCGCAACAGAGGAAGGGTCAGCTTGGAGCGAAGTGCTTTccttaaaatgaacagaaacaaatag
- the LOC134869115 gene encoding interferon-induced protein with tetratricopeptide repeats 1-like yields MMSSAQSHTLVSKLEALHCHFTWDPDLSKSLLFRCRDNLEDIGTLNGNPWLGHIYNLRGFIQFKLGFNEEAQKFFNKATESFNKMRNADEGPWLVVNYGNLAWLHHHLGDQAESEAYLSKVDALIEKYPSPSQDELHPETFAEKAYTLIALKGDMKLAIDYFQRAIKIQPDMLEWNSWHVLASVYASKHSSTGLEDEIFEKMRIAKEQDPENLYLAVHYLEQRAKRGERMEDEARELAREVLRSPVSSYSGFKTMLRIFRKYISVDESIDLAEEALKNHPDERYLKRCAALCYQGSLIFSYSRPKKSMLDRAVSLHQEVTSLYPDSSLLRKIDLANIYAQSHDGQAKAEQIYQELLESDLELADKQMLYNNYAKYLNFQKQDRKESIRYHMKAAAIPQQSFFRENSIKVLEKVRDRGRDRMCREIREFLANLQEP; encoded by the exons ATGATGAG TTCTGCTCAGAGTCACACACTGGTGTCCAAACTGGAGGCCCTGCATTGCCACTTCACCTGGGATCCTGACCTCAGTAAGTCCTTACTTTTTCGTTGTAGGGACAACCTGGAGGACATTGGCACCCTGAATGGAAACCCCTGGCTTGGTCACATTTACAACCTGCGGGGGTTCATTCAGTTCAAGCTGGGCTTCAATGAAGAAGCCCAGAAGTTCTTCAACAAAGCTACTGAGTCCTTCAATAAGATGAGAAACGCAGATGAGGGCCCCTGGTTAGTGGTGAACTACGGGAACCTGGCTTGGCTGCACCATCACCTGGGAGACCAAGCAGAGAGCGAGGCTTACCTGTCTAAGGTCGACGCCCTGATAGAAAAATACCCATCTCCATCCCAGGATGAGCTCCACCCAGAGACCTTCGCTGAGAAAGCCTATACGCTGATAGCATTGAAGGGCGACATGAAACTGGCTATAGATTACTTCCAGAGAGCCATCAAGATCCAGCCGGACATGCTGGAGTGGAACAGCTGGCATGTCTTAGCGTCAGTGTATGCTTCTAAGCACAGCAGCACAGGGCTGGAAGATGAGATCTTTGAAAAAATGAGAATCGCTAAAGAACAGGATCCAGAGAACTTGTACCTCGCTGTTCACTACCTTGAGCAACGTGctaagagaggagaaagaatggAAGATGAAGCACGTGAATTAGCAAGAGAGGTTTTGAGAAGTCCTGTCAGCAGCTACAGTGGTTTTAAAACAATGCTTAggattttcagaaaatatatatctgtTGATGAGTCCATTGATTTGGCGGAGGAGGCTCTGAAGAACCATCCAGATGAGCGTTATTTGAAGAGATGCGCTGCACTCTGCTATCAAGGGAGTCTCATTTTCAGTTACAGTCGCCCAAAGAAAAGCATGCTAGACAGAGCAGTCAGTCTCCATCAGGAGGTGACTTCTCTTTACCCTGATTCCTCACTTTTGAGGAAAATAGACCTTGCTAATATATACGCACAGTCACATGATGGTCAGGCTAAAGCTGAGCAGATATATCAAGAACTGCTAGAAAGTGATCTGGAACTTGCAGATAAACAAATGCTGTACAACAACTatgcaaaatatttaaatttccAAAAACAGGATCGCAAAGAGTCAATACGATATCACATGAAGGCAGCAGCGATACCGCAACAATCCTTCTTTCGTGAGAACAGCATCAAAGTTCTGGAAAaagtcagagacagaggaagggacaGAATGTGCAGAGAGATAAGGGAGTTTCTGGCAAACCTGCAAGAGCCATAG